A part of Gadus morhua chromosome 17, gadMor3.0, whole genome shotgun sequence genomic DNA contains:
- the LOC115529506 gene encoding uncharacterized protein LOC115529506, whose translation MAEQEITADLDAMLDMPAPGRSGTGRAVALARLLHQECVQLLQLYQERESFLEDLTPEGGRIVSPSPDALDGGGPGEGPGVGELHGALRQCLGLLHCLIQREEEELGELEGEYEAMRKSVRRRLEHLVLSTCGLLSGGAEVGPDHSCTEEVDGEVGSFALKMWTYRVLLELLHWSDHAKMTLHNINAQSQDAEEDA comes from the exons ATGGCCGAGCAGGAGATAACGGCAGACCTCGATGCCATGCTCGACATGCCCGCACCCGGCCGGTCTGGGACGGGCAGAGCTGTGGCTCTGGCGCGGTTGCTGCACCAGGAGTGCGTTCAACTTCTTCAGCTATAC CAAGAGCGGGAGAGCTTCCTGGAGGACCTCACCCCCGAGGGCGGCCGCATCGTCTCCCCGTCCCCGGACGCCCTGGACGGGGGGGGTCCCGGGGAGGGTCCTGGGGTGGGCGAGCTCCACGGGGCTCTCCGCCAGTGCCTGGGCCTGCTCCACTGCCTCAtccagcgggaggaggaggagctgggggagctggagggggaGTACGAGGCCATGAGGAAGAGCGTCCGCCGCCGGCTGGAGCACCTGGTGCTCAGCACCTGTGGGCTGCTGTCGGGGGGGGCCGAGGTCGGCCCCGACCACAGCTGCACcgag GAGGTTGATGGCGAGGTGGGATCCTTTGCCCTCAAAATGTGGACGTATCGGGTGCTGCTGGAGCTACTGCACTGGTCCGACCACGCCAAGATGACCCTCCACAACATAAACGCGCAGAGCCAAGACGCAGAGGAGGACGCCTAA